TTGCCTAAGATATCTTTCTGAGTAAATAAAACTCGATGGAATCAACTAATGCCAGCCAGCTGGCATCGATGATACTATCCGATACCCCGACAGTGCCCCAAGTTAATTTCCCGTCGGAAGACTCGATAAAGACACGGGTTTTGGCACTGGTTCCCTTTTTCCCGTCGATAATACGCACTTTATAATCCGTGAGCGTAATCTTTTTGATCGCCGGATAATATTTTTCTAAGGCTTTACGCAAAGCACAATCCAGCGCATTGACCGGACCATCACCCTCGGCCACGGTATGGTAGATATCATCCTTGATTTTAAGTTTCACCGTCGCTTCACAATCCAAAGCGTCAAGATCCTTACTTTTAAAAACACTGACATGATACTCCATGAGCTCAAAAAAGGTCTGGTGTTTATTCAGCGTTTTTTTGATCAAGATATCGAGGGAACCTTCAGCAGCCTCGAACTCAAAGCCGCGAGATTCCAGCTCCTTAACTTGCTCAAGGATCTTTTTGACTTCCGGTTGGTTCTTATCCAAATCGTACCCCAAAGCCCGGGCTTTCATGAGGATATTATCACGCCCACTGAGTTCCCCGACCAGAATCCGCTGTATGTTCCCGACGGATTCCGGCTCGATATGCTCATAGGCCTTTGAGCTTTTTTGAACGGCATTAACGTGGGTCCCTCCTTTATGGGCAAAGGCGGTCTGACCGATAAACGGGGCCCTGATGTCATGGCGGACATTGGCGATCTCGTCGATATACAGGGACAAATCACGCAGCGACTTGAGTTTATTTTTGCCGACGACATTCATTCCCATTTTCAGGACGAGATTTGGGATGACCGTGGTCATATTACAGTTGCCCGTTCTTTCACCGTAACCATTCATCGTCCCCTGGACTTGAACGGCCCCGACTTCGATCGCAGCAAGGGCATTCGCCACTCCTAACCCGCTGTCGTTATGGGTGTGGATACCGATTTTGACCGTTACTTTCGAAATGACATCACGGGTGATCCGGGCTATCTCCGCGGGTAATGTCCCCCCATTGGTATCACAGAGCACACAATAATCAGCCCCGGCCTTTTCGGCGGCCAGGATACAGTCCAAAGCATAAGCCGGATCATTTTTGTAACCGTCAAAAAAATGTTCAGCATCAAAAATCGCTTCTTTGCGGTTGTCTTTGAGATACTTGATCGTATCGGCAATCATCGCGATATTTTCTTCCGGCGTGGTTTTTAATATTTCACGCACGTGGAAAAGGGAGGTTTTCCCAAAAATCGTGACGACAGGCGTGCCCGCATCGATCAAAAGCTGCACTTGCTCATCCTTTTCAACCGCGATTTTCATCCGGCGCGTCATCCCAAAAGCCGAAATTTTCGCATTCACCCACTTCTTTTTGCGAGCTTCCTCGAAAAATGAGATATCCTTGGGGTTTGATCCCGGCCATCCACCTTCGATATAATGAATGCCGAAAGCGTCGAGTTTCTCTGCAAT
Above is a window of Verrucomicrobiota bacterium DNA encoding:
- the cimA gene encoding citramalate synthase → MKEPVTLYDTTLRDGTQGEDINLSLTDKIRIAEKLDAFGIHYIEGGWPGSNPKDISFFEEARKKKWVNAKISAFGMTRRMKIAVEKDEQVQLLIDAGTPVVTIFGKTSLFHVREILKTTPEENIAMIADTIKYLKDNRKEAIFDAEHFFDGYKNDPAYALDCILAAEKAGADYCVLCDTNGGTLPAEIARITRDVISKVTVKIGIHTHNDSGLGVANALAAIEVGAVQVQGTMNGYGERTGNCNMTTVIPNLVLKMGMNVVGKNKLKSLRDLSLYIDEIANVRHDIRAPFIGQTAFAHKGGTHVNAVQKSSKAYEHIEPESVGNIQRILVGELSGRDNILMKARALGYDLDKNQPEVKKILEQVKELESRGFEFEAAEGSLDILIKKTLNKHQTFFELMEYHVSVFKSKDLDALDCEATVKLKIKDDIYHTVAEGDGPVNALDCALRKALEKYYPAIKKITLTDYKVRIIDGKKGTSAKTRVFIESSDGKLTWGTVGVSDSIIDASWLALVDSIEFYLLRKIS